A region from the Triticum urartu cultivar G1812 chromosome 1, Tu2.1, whole genome shotgun sequence genome encodes:
- the LOC125517491 gene encoding BI1-like protein — protein MASATEMQPLAPSGYRRAPEMKEKVEASSIDLEAGNGETLYPGISRGENALRWGFIRKVYGILCAQLVLTTVVSAITVFHPTLNATLSNSPVLALVLAVLPFILMIPLYIYQHRHPHNLAILGLFTLCLSFSIGVACANTEGTIVLQALVLTSAVVVSLTAYTFWAAKKGKEFSYLGPFLFSALTILVVISFTQIFFPFGPASNAVIGGFGALVFSGFIVYDTENLIKRHTYDEYIWASVELYLDILNLFLTILQMLRQNDN, from the exons ATGGCGTCGGCGACGGAGATGCAGCCGCTGGCACCGTCGGGCTACCGCCGGGCGCCGGAGATGAAGGAGAAGGTGGAGGCGTCGTCGATCGACCTGGAGGCGGGGAACGGGGAGACGCTCTACCCGGGGATCTCGCGCGGGGAGAACGCCCTCCGCTGGGGCTTCATCCGCAAGGTCTACGGCATCCTCTGCGCGCAGCTGGTCCTCACCACCGTCGTCTCCGCCATCACCGTCTTCCACCCCACCCTCAACGCCACGCTCTCCAACTCGCCCGTCCTCGCGCTCGTGCTCGCCGTCCTCCCCTTCATCC TGATGATCCCATTGTACATCTATCAGCACAGACACCCTCACAATCTTGCTATCTTGGGTTTGTTCACTCTGTGCTTGAGCTTCAGCATTGGTGTGGCTTGTGCAAACACTGAAG GAACTATTGTGCTTCAAGCATTGGTACTGACCTCAGCTGTGGTTGTGTCTCTGACTGCATACACATTCTGGGCCGCAAAGAAGGGCAAGGAATTTAGTTACCTTGGACCATTTCTGTTTTCTGCTCTCACCATCCTGGTCGTGATAAGCTTTACCCAG ATCTTCTTCCCATTTGGACCTGCATCGAATGCTGTGATCGGTGGGTTTGGAGCTCTAGTCTTCTCAGGCTTCATCGTCTACGACACTGAAAACTTGATAAAGCGCCACACTTACGACGAGTACATCTGGGCGTCTGTTGAGCTTTACCTCGACATCCTCAACCTGTTCCTGACCATCCTACAGATGCTCAGGCAGAATGACAACTGA